The Mycobacterium avium subsp. avium genomic sequence TACTGGCGCCGATCTACCTGCCCGACATTCGCGTCGCGTGCACGCCCTACAAAGGGGCGCTGCGTGTTTCAGGCGCGTTGGAACTCCGCCGACACCACCAGCCGCACCCACGCGAGCGGGTGGAGGCCATCGCCGCCGACGCCAGTTCCCTACTCGACGGGGTGGATTGGGCCGCGCGCAGCAATGTCTGGACCGGTGCTTGCGCGGTCCCCGCCGATGGCCGCCCGCTGATCGGTGAGCTGGTGCGTGGCGTGTATGTGGCCGGCGGGCACGGCATGTGGGGTTTGGCACACGGCCCGGTGACCGGGCGGCTGTTGGCCGAACAGATCACCACCGGCAAGCAGCCCCAGGCTCTCGCCGAATTCGACCCGCGGCACCGGACCCTGCGTCACGCCACCCGTTAACCCCGGAAAGCAAGCCTCCCGCGAATCCTCGCCCGCGAGCACGTTCTCGGGCGCGCTCCAACGCTGTCAGAAGAAAGGGAAAAGATATGACCAGCACTCAACCCGCATGGATTTCACCGCAGGCCTACGAGCGGCTTCAGCGGGAATTGGCGACGCTGCGGGAGTTGTGTGACACCAACGCCGTCGGTAGCGCCAATGACGAGAATTCGATCGCCGTCCAGCGTGCGTGGCAGGTGCGCATCCGACGGATCCATGAGTTGTTGGTCGATGCGGTCGTCGGTGAGGACCCGCCCGATGACGGGATCGCCGAGCCCGGAATGGTTTTGACGATCCGCTACGACGACACCGGCGAGGTCGAAACGTTCCTGTTCAGCGTGCGCGGCGCCGAATACGGTGGCATGGAGGTCTATTCGATCCGATCACCGCTGGGCGCCGCCATCGCCGGTGCGCGTCCCGGCGAGCAGCGCACCTATACCCTGCCCAGCGGTGTCGCGCTCACCGTCACACTGCTGAAGGCCGTCCCCTACGGCGTTCACCTAGCCGGCATCAGCTGATGGCGATTCCATGATTTTCGATGTGATCGACCCGTTGGCGACGATGTTTCTTCTGGTCGCGGGGATCTTCCTGTTGATGGCCGTCGCGTATGGGCGAATGTGATACTCGAGGAAGCACCCGGCCACGCGTGTTCGTGGGGCTTTTCAAAAGCACGCTCCGAGACCGGGATTCACGTCACGGGGTGGCGAGCAGCAGCACGCCCGCGACCACCAGCGCGATCACCTTGACCGCCTCCAGGCCCACGTAGGCGTAGTGACCGCGTGAGCGCGGCGCATCAAGGCCGGCGAGGACCTTGGCGGAACGCCGGTTCAAAAATGGTCGCACGACCAGCAACTGCGCCGCGAGCGTCGCGAAGGCGGTCAGCAGTGCCGCGATGACGCCCGCCGGCGGAGGTTTGGCCAGAATCACCGCCACGAGGATGGCGGCGAAGACGACCTCGACGCTGTTGAGCGCGCGAAAGACCAGGCGCCCGATCCCGAGCCCGATCCGCCTCGTCACATCGGGCGCGCGAAACTTCAACGGTGCTTCCAGAAATGAGATCGCCAACACCATTCCCAACCACACGAAGGTCAAGGCGACGGCAATCGATCCCTCGGCGTTCATCACGAGATTCCGCGTCGGTGGCCCACTGGTTCCTCGCGTGGCATCACGACCGTGTTCACGCCGGCTCGGGCTCCTGCTTGGGCAGGTTGGCCACCAACGGTGTGTCGACACCGAGCGGGCCGATCTTGGCGGCCCCGCCCGGCGACCCCAGCGGCTCGTCACGGCCCTGAAGCGTTTCGGAAAAGAACGCCGCGTTGTCCGCCTGGTACGGCTGCAACTCTTCGGGCAGGTCGTCCTCGTAGTAGATCGCCTCGACGGGGCAAACGGGTTCGCACGCCCCGCAATCCACGCACTCGTCGGGATGAATGTACAGCGCCCGGCCACCCTCGTAGATGCAGTCGACCGGGCACTCCTCCACGCAGGCCCGGTCCATCACGTCTACGCATGGCTTTCCTATCACGTATGCCATGACGTAGAGTTTACACAAGTCGGCTTGTATAAACCAGATGGAGCGGGTTCCGATGA encodes the following:
- the fdxA gene encoding ferredoxin, giving the protein MAYVIGKPCVDVMDRACVEECPVDCIYEGGRALYIHPDECVDCGACEPVCPVEAIYYEDDLPEELQPYQADNAAFFSETLQGRDEPLGSPGGAAKIGPLGVDTPLVANLPKQEPEPA
- a CDS encoding GreA/GreB family elongation factor, with the translated sequence MTSTQPAWISPQAYERLQRELATLRELCDTNAVGSANDENSIAVQRAWQVRIRRIHELLVDAVVGEDPPDDGIAEPGMVLTIRYDDTGEVETFLFSVRGAEYGGMEVYSIRSPLGAAIAGARPGEQRTYTLPSGVALTVTLLKAVPYGVHLAGIS